Sequence from the Equus quagga isolate Etosha38 chromosome 15, UCLA_HA_Equagga_1.0, whole genome shotgun sequence genome:
GAACTGCACACTTAGGAACGGTTAAGGTGATACATTGTATGTTATGGTTTTcgacacaataaaaaaataaataaaaatgagttctCTGGAAATCCCTCCAGCATTAGGGCAACGGCCCAAACATAGGCCACCAGGGGGCAGTGTGCGCCCGCTCCTATTCCGCTTCACAGTCCTCCCTGCTTCGTCCCACGCCCCGAGCTGGCGGTGTGCAGAGGGAAGGTGCGAGGGTCCTGGAGAAAGTTAgcgctcccctctcctccccgcGCCCTGCCCGGATGCACCAGCTCCGCGGGAGCCCCGCCGCGGCCGCACCGCCCTCCCACCCCGTCCCCATCCCCCCGACTCTGAGCCCCTTCTTTCTCCGGGTCCCTTCCCTCTGTGCTGGAGACACAGGGAGGCCTGGGTGGGGCGTGCCCACCCCGCCTAGCTGCCCGCAGGCCTCTGGGTTGCCCGGAGGCTGGGGAAGAGGCACAGGTGACAAGGACTCACCTGCCCCCAGGTTACCCAAAGATGAGGGGACGCCGCAGCGGAAACGGGTCAGAGACCTCTTATCCCAGACAGGACAGCTTCAAGGTCAAGGTCAGAGACCTGGGCTTTCCAGGCTCAGCTGCTCACCTGCATGTCCTAACCGCCCGGGGCCTGCGTCTCTCCGTCTGTAAAGTCTGTAAGGACACCGGGCAGGACTGAAGAGCTTCAAAAACCCCTGGTGCAGGAGGCGCTCCGTGAACGGGCTGATCCCCATCCCACACCCGGGTCGGATCCGTGCTGGCCCGGCCTCCTCCCGCCTCTTAGCGCTTTCCCACGGCCCAGCCTCCACTCTCTGGTTTGCATCTTCTCTTAAGAAACCTCTCCTGAAGAAACCAGCGCCGGGCCCTCTGGGCACAGCGTCAGCGATTCACCCAGGTGGGACGCACTGGGTTTCCAGTCAGAGAAACTCAGTTAAACTGCCTCAAGGAAACTGAAGGGTCTCATGGAATCCAGTGAAAAGTTGAACAGCAAATCGCTGAGAAGAGCAGACTCAGGAACTGGGCCCTTCTCGGAACCCTGAAAtgtcctccctttcctccccattctctctccccctccctaaGCCTGCTTTCTTCCTCCGCTCCCCGCAGGTCATCTCCAGGACACCTGCCCACACTCACTCCCTCCAGCCCCGACCGTCTGCCATTCTTAGAGCATGCCAAgcatgctcccacctcagggcctttgcacttgctgtgccctCTGTCTGGGACACTCTTCCCTAAACCTGCCCCATGGCTCACTACCTCCCTCCTTCAGGCCTTGGCTCAGATGCCTTCCTTAACCTATTGATTGAAAACTGCAGCCTGCCTCTGCTGCACGCGTGCTGTGGCCCCTCTCCTGTGTGCGTGCTTTTCTCCTTTAACTCTGCTTCACAAAAAAACGGGTTTATCGTAATCCTTGCTTCACAACCCAGTCTTATCAGCTTTTAATGATTAATTTTCATAAGGTAATAAACACCTGTGAAACCACCCAAAACAGAAACTAGAATCTTGACAATGACCTACACCAAACCACGTGGTTCCCCCTACCCCAGCATCCCATCCCCTACCATAATCCTCATCCTGAGTCCCGTGTTTAACCTCCCCTGCTTCCTTTGTAGAGCTCGTTATTGCATACGTGCATATAATTTTAGCTGCTTCAACTTTGTATGAAGGTATCATGTTTACGCGATGGGACATCCTTCATGGGCTATTCTGCCTCAGAGATCCGTCTGTATTGTGGCGTATggttctgcttccttccttttgacTGCCATGCAATATTTCACTGGGGGAATTTCTTCATCTGCTCTCCCATCAACGGGCGTGTGGCTGCTTTCCAATTTTGGCCTCTGTGATCAGAACCCCTGTGAATATTCTTCCACGTGACTCCTCTTGTCAATGGGCAGGGACTTCTGCACACTTCGGAGTAGAAGGGCTGGGTCCTAGGCTGTGCCCAGGCTCAGCTTTAGGCAACAAGGCCAGGCCGTTCCCAGCAAGGCTGCGCCCATTCACATCCCCGGGCCGTGTTGCGAGGCCTCTATTTTCTCCACTGTGATCgactatgtattttatttacgCATTTGTTTACTGCCTaactccacccctcccccaaatgTCAGCTCTGGGAGAATGGGGACTTTTGTCTCTTTTACCCACTATCtcatccccagggcctggaatagcgtctggcacacagtaggtgctcaatcaacATTTTCTGATTGAATGAACAAGTGGGTGGCCCACATGAGACCTGAGAGCTCATAGTATGTCCTATGGGCCCAATGGGCTGGAGACGGCTCATTCGGCCCCCTCTCAGCTTCAATCCCCAAACCCAGGGGAAGGACCACTGGGAAGACTACTACCCCCAGGGGAACTAAAGCAGAGGTTCTCAGCGTGGGCCTTCCCCTTCCGTAACTCCCCGTGGCTCTTAGCATAAAAATCCCAAGCCCACACTGGGGCTCACAAGGCCTCGCCCACGTCTTCTTGCCCCAGgctctcccctgctccctcctcagtGGCCACTACAGCCTCCCAGCGGTTGCTCTGACACACTAAGCTCTTtgccacctctgggcctttgcacatctCTGTTCCCTCTGTTCCTCCTCCCACCCGCTTGACCACATGAAGATCATGGATCCTTCAGGGAGtagctgaaatgtcacctcctctgagaagccctccGTGGCTCCCGAGACCTGGTAGGACGCCTGTTAGAGGCCCTCAGGATAGCCTGAACTTCTCCTTCATGGCTCTTGCAAAATTTCATAATCAACTTTGTGTGATGCTTCAATTCATGTCTCCCCCTCTCACTAGACTCGGAGACACAGGAGAGCAGGAACTACGCTGTTTTGGTTATCTCTGTGTCTCAGCGCGTAGTCCAGTGTCCGGCTCAGAGGCGAGGGCCGGTATCttttggatgaatggatggacagatagatgagtgtagatggatggagggatgggtggTTAGGAGGAAGTGAtggggggagaagaaggaaggcagggagggaggaaaaatcaTTTGCACAGATGAATGTATAGATGAATGGACgcaaggatggatggatggatgaatagataatgGATACGAGAACAAAAAAATGAGTTCACCTCTTGCTGCCATCTTTCCATGCTACCATAACAGTGCACATAACATCCTGACTGATGCTCTCAAGAGCATCGACAGTactgagaagagagaggcaaaccCCAGGTCCCTCTGGGTCGTGCTTCAAAACCCTCATCTGGCTTCTAACGGTGACCATAACCATGGTTACATCGACGAATTTGAAGTCATTGAGGTCACGAAGCTGAGGAAATCGTCGCTAACCTCACATGCAGCTTAAATAAGTGTGATCAGCCCCAGATTTGATGTGTATCTCAAAGGTCTACAAAAGTGGCAGGATAACCTTCTCCCATCTTGCCGGCTTGATTTGCTTGCCCTGATGACCTCAGCGAGTATCATGGCCGCGAGGAAGCaagacaaaaacagaagagaaaatcccAAGATTCTTTTTCTAGGGGTGCAATACGCACAGACGAATTTTTGAAAAGAGTTCATGATTGATCGCTTTTGTTCTCTGGGCTTCCCCGTTGATGTTTGGGCCTTCTCCCCAGCGGGTGGTGGGCTCCTTGAAGGCCGAGTTCCATTCCCCTCCTCAGAATCCCTTTCTCCCTGGGGCCGGGCCTTTGCACTTCCACATGTCCCAGAGCCCAGTGGAGAGGGGCCACCAGGATCTGCCGCAGATCCTCAGCTGGATGCCATTCTAAtgtccccaaacacacacagaggcGGCATCGTGCAGGGGCAGGTACAGCCGGGTTTGCTAGTCAAATCCCAGATCCACCACTTCCTCCCCCTGGGAACTCGGGCAAGACACTTAACCTCCAAggtttctccatctgtcaaaTAAGACAACGTCGCCTACCTTGTGGGGCAGTTGTGCAGAGTCGTGAGTACTATCTAAGTGTCTAGCACATAACAAGCACCCAATAAACAATAACCTTTATGTAAGGAGCACCAGCCACATCACACCAAagtgaataagacacagtctctGACCTCATGGACTTCTCACTCTGGCAGGGACGGAGTCCACTGAAGTGGCCAATGGTGATACAGGGTGTCACAGCAAGGTctgggcagaggagcagagaaagatgggatgagctcagggaaggcttcccggaggTGGTGACCTTTCCTTAGAACTTAAATAGCGTTATACAGTCTGGAGTCTTCGGTTCTTCTTTCCAACTTGCTGCTAAatttccatgtgcccttgagCCAGTCTCTTCCCCACCCTGGGGCCCTCAGATCCACTTCTGTAACATAAGGTTGTTGAGCATCAGCTCTGAATCTTTTGGGTCACAGCCTCCCTGGAGAAGAATCTCTGAGTGCCAGAGCCTTCTTCCCAGAAAAATGCAGACACCTAAGTGTGTCTGTAATGGGAGAGGGGGCCTGCATGGACCTCCGGAAAGCCATCAGTGGACGCCAGGCGAAAACCCTAGAGCTCAGTGATCCCGTTggagctgcagggctggccctgccctcagaCAGAGCCTCTCTGTTTAGTGCGTGGCAGGCGCCAGCAAGCAGAATCCCTGAGCCAGTCTGGGAAAGCCCATCAGGCACCAGGCTGCAGGATggagcaggggcctggggaggggcagccacTCCAGCCGGCTGGGGAACTGGACTCGGTTCTGGGAAAGTGCCCCTGTGCAGCCTGCCCTGACCTCACTTAGTTTATCGCCATCTGCCCCGGGGAGGAAGGGGCGCGTGGGCCGCTCTGGGCAGGCTCCCAAACAGCCCGCTGACCCCCCGTCTGCCGCCCAGGCATCCTTCATCTCCCCTAATCTAAACACCCACAGGCCCCGGGTggtccagcccctcccagctggTGTGTGTCCTCAGCTGCAGCCAGCTTGCCAGAGGGAGAGCGGCATCCTGTTAACGCTTGAGCTGCTGCCCCACCTGCCTCCCTTGCTGTCCGGCCACCCCCACCCAGCATTTACTGAGCGCCAATTATTTGCAGGCATCTGTGCATGAGATGGCAGAGGGTCTGCCCTGGCCTTCCTCTAAGGTCTCTGCCTCCTGGCCTAggtccctcccacctccctgggaGGCGGATGCTGTTGCTACTCCCGGTAAGCTGAAGCAGCTGGGTGCTCTGAGGAAGTGGGCTCTGGGCTGGCTAATTGGGTACTGGGAGAAGCAGCGGCTCTGGGCTCCTGTCTGGGCTCTGCTCTAAGctgctgtgtgatcctgagcctgtttcttaccctctctgggccctgtCTTCCCATATGTACACTCAGATTCCACGATTCCATTTGGCTCTGAAATGGGCCTTGCCAGGCCCTCCCGATCCTTCTCTCCCAGAAtagtggaaggagaagagaaggctaCCTTTAAGATGTTTCTTTAAACAATCTctggatttattcattcattcaagcatttattgagcacctattgtatGCCAGGCCCTGGATTGGGCAACTGGGATGTAAAGATGACTAGAATTCAAGCAGGCGACCCCTGCTTGAATAGATACCCTACTCCATGCCTTGCGCCCTGCCTGGGCTGAGGAGACCTCCTGGGGTCCCAGGTGGGCCTAGCTGAGGATTTGGGGCGCCCCAGGACTCACGTGTCCGCACCAGCGGCGCTCAGGGCCTTGATctgtctcctccccttcctccttccccgccccctccccctttcctcccctGAGCGCGGCCGCTGCCGCCTCCCACCCGCGGGATCCCGGCGCCCGGCAGCGGCTCATGCGTCCGTCGGTCGGCGGACTAGTCTGTCCGCGCGCGGAAAGCCCAGTTTCCCAGCGCGGCGGCCGCCAGGCCTGGGAGGGAAAAGGCGCGGAGGCGGGACCGCGGCTCCCTCCCACTCCGGGGGGAGCCCAGGAGGCGGCGGAGCTGAAGCGCGAGCCgagaaggaggcagagcagaggaCAGGCGGTGAGAGCGCGGGGTGCTTGGGGACCCCACCCCCGGCTCCTGCGGGGGACCCACGCGCGCTTTGGGGAGGTCTGGGCTGCGGAAGGGGGGCCGTTACCCCAAGGGCGGGAGGCACCGATGATCCAGCTCCGGGCTTCACCTCTTCGGTGACGCGACCCCCGAGGGGCCTTGGGCCGCGCCTGCAGCGCCGCGCCGCGCATCCTCGCACATCCCCGCGCATCCCCGCGCATCCTGCATCCCCGGCCGGGCGCGGGCCTCGGGGGAGGGGAGCGCTCGGGGAGCCGAGGAGGGGGCTCCGCAGGTTAGGAGTCTCGGCAAATcgcgcccccagccccagccctccctTCGGGCCTGCCCCAGGGGAACGTGGCCGGCGACCCCCTTTAGCCCCCctggcgcccccccccccccccccccccccccccccccccggttcCCCATCGTTCTCAGCCTTTCGCTCTCCcgggaagggggagggggtgcCGCGCTCTATTCTTAAAGGGCCCTCTCCCCTTCTTGTCTCCAGGCAGGTCGCAAGCACGAGTGGGGTGGGGCGTGCCCACGGGCCCCCGCCCCCCTCGTCCCCTCGCCCAGCTCCAGAGCCGCAGCCCGGAGGTAGGCGCCGCACCCCTCCCCCGGGCGTTCTTCAGCCACCAGGCCTTCCAGGACGCCGTGGAGCGGGGACAGGGGGTACAGGGACGCCCCCTTCAGCAGGAGCCGTCGGTGGGGCGGACCCGAGACCAGGCAAGCAGCCCCACTGAAGCCAAGCTCAGGGTCTGGGACGCAATTGGGAGCGCGGAGGGCTGGCTGGGCGCTGCAGAGAGCAGGCTGGGGCCCGGCCTTCTGGGTGACAGGCCCTGGGCGCCGGAAGAAGGACGGGAGACCAGCAGGGAAGAGACGGGACCTAGAGTAGAGGCCGCTGCCTCACTCTCGCATCTGAGCCGAGGGAACCAAGGCATTTAGGGCACCGGTTCCCCCATCAGAAGGAAGCCTTGCTTTGCAGAGCAGCAGCTTTATCTGAGACCGTGCTGCCTGCCCGGAAGGGGTCCTTGGAGCTGGAACACTGCCCCACACGCCTTTAACTCAGGCCTCTGGGCCTCCAAGAGGACCAGGAGTTAGAAGGGAGGCTGGACAGTCCTTACTGCACCCCTAGGGAGAGAGGAAGTTCCCGCCTGCTCCCAggcccaggaggagctgggccCGTGGTCGTGGGGTCCTGGCCCCTGAGGCAACAGCGGCCATGTCACGGCCAGGCCAGGGCATCATGATGCCCGGGAACGGGCTGGGCTTCCCACCGCAGAATGTGGCCCGGGTGGTGGTGTGGGAGTGGCTGAATGAGCACAGCCGCTGGCGGCCCTACACGGCCACTGTATGCCACCACATCGAGAACGTGCTCAAGGAGGACGCCCGTGGTTCTGTGGTCCTGGGGCAGGTGGACGCCCAGCTGGTGCCCTACATCATCGACCTGCAGTCCATGCACCAGTTTCGCCAGGACACAGGTGAGCAGACTCACTATCCcttgcccccccacacacacacctgccgGGCCGGGCCAAGACACAGACGCTACCACCAGCACTGCCACACCACCACCTTTCCTGGTGGAATGCAGAAACGCCCCCACCACCCCTCGAGGGAGCCTGGAAATGCCAGAAGGTCCATCTGCCGATCTGacctccctgcccccaaaaaGGGACAGCCTAGCCTAGTCCAGCTTAAGACTTGGGTTCCAGTCCAGCCTCTTAGATTAGTTGTAGGGCTATGCAAAAGTTAtatcacctctctgaacctcagtttcctcatctgcaaaatggttgGATCGATGTCTCTCACAGTTGAAGGGCTTTCCATGTGCTTCCTCATTGGATTTTTCCAATCACAGACAGTAAGTCTGAGTATTGTATTAGTAGTAGTAGTcgtcccattttgcagatgaagaaactgagtctgagTGATTTAAATCAGAACTGGAATTGAAGCCCAGGCAATTGAATTTCAGAGCCAGAGCTCTTGACTGGTGTCCTGTCCTGGCTCCAAGTGTTGGTGGTGTTGGGGTGGTGTGAAGACAGTGGTAATGATGGGGGGTTGGTGGTGTTGGGGTGATGTGATGGCAGTGGGTAAAGATGGGGGTGGAGGTTGGTGGTGTTGGGGTGATGTCATAGCAGTGGTGATGATGGGGGGCAGAGGTTAGTGGTGTTGGGGTGATGTGATNNNNNNNNNNNNNNNNNNNNNNNNNNNNNNNNNNNNNNNNNNNNNNNNNNNNNNNNNNNNNNNNNNNNNNNNNNNNNNNNNNNNNNNNNNNNNNNNNNNNGTTGGGGTGGTGTGATGGCGGTGGTGATGATGAGAGGTTGGTGGTGTTGGGGTGGTGTGATGGCGGTGGTAATGATTGGGGGTCGGTCGTGTTGGGGTGGTGTGATGGCGGTGGTAGTGATTGGGGGTCGGTCGTGTTGGGGTAGTGTGATGGCGGTGGTGATGATCAGGGCTGGCAGTGGGGTGGTCATGATGGaggagatggtggtggtgatgtcaGTGGTAGTGTTGGTTGTGgaactggtggtggtggtgttgatgTCTGTGTTGGTGGTGCTCTTGGCAGTGGTGTGATGGGGTGGTCATGATGGAGGAGATGGTATTGGTGGTGATGTCACTGGTAGTGTTGATTGTGgaactggtggtggtggtgttgatgGCTGTGTTGGTGGTGACTTGGCAGTGGTGTGATGGGGTGGTCATGATGGAGAGAATGAGGTTAGTGGCAGTCTTGGTGATCGTGTGATAGGTGCTGATGGTGATAAAAATGGGGAGGTCCACTCTCTGCATTTTTGCTCACCATCTGGGTGGATTCTCCCTGAGTCATTGTTCCTGGTGGTCTCTGTGACAAGCTTGGTGGGCAGTGGAGGATGGTGAGGTCCGGCCTCATGGAAGCTTTGGCATGAGTGACCCCAGGGACCAGCTGAGGAAGGTTGGGGCAGTTCCTGTGAACCCTTGGATGACAGAATGGCATGTGAGCCTCGGGGACAGCAGGACTCTTTCTCTCTAAAGTTGTgccatccaatatggtagccactaaccacatgccactatttaaatttatgttgcttaaaattaaataaaatttaaaattcagttccttggtcccacgagccacatttcaagtgctcggtAGCCCCCTGTGTCTCCTGGCTACAGTACTAGACAGGAGGGATCCAGAACACTGCTTTCACTGCGGAAGGTTCTAGTGGATAGCTCTGCTCCAGAACGTTGCTTGGTGCCTACAGAGTGGTCACCAAGTGTGGAAACACAGGCGAGCTCGTAACAAGTGGTTTATGGATGTTACTCTTCAGTACATCAATGTTTCCATAACTCCAGGCACTGACTGTGCTCACTGGTGGCCCCAGCCACTCATTCAGGCCATCACAGGACCATTTATGGATCTCCTGCTGTGGGTCAGCCCTGTGCTAAGCACAAGAATACTGCAAGGAGCAAGATGGGGTCTTCAGTAGACATCTACTACTGGACACCCTATGGTGGAGATCACAGTGTAGTGGGGGAGCAGGCAGGCACACAGCACACAGGTAACCAGTTGCAGGTCTGAGAACATGAGATAAACCTAGTCTAGGGGTGGTCACAGAAGGCTAATCTGAGGAAGTGAGGTTTGAACAGAAATCTGAAGAATGAGCGAGGGAggcagtgttccaggcagagggagcagcctgtgcaaaggccctgtggtgggaagGAGCAGAGTTCATTCAAGTCTGTTATGTTTGCAGTGCAGTAAACAAGGGGAAGGCAGTACAGGATGAGGTTGGAGCAGGGACCAGACATACGGGCCTGGACGGCCAGGGAAAGGGCTTTGAATTTTATCCTGAGAGCAGAGGAAGTCACCCTCAAGTCCTCGTGCCCATTCTTCTAGAGAGGCACTGAGTCCCTGATGGAGAAATGAGACGTGCTAGGAGTCCTCTGCCCTGTTCTCTCTGTTTCATCCCAGAAGCTTCTCTGGTGGAGGGCGGGGTCTGACAGCGGGAGGAGGTCTTCTCCTTGGCCCCGTGTTTGGCATTCTGCAGGGTCAGAGCTGGTGCTGGGCCGGCTCGTGGTTCTGAGAAGCAGGGACAGCCCCCCGCAAGGCTGCCAAGTTGGCCATTTCGCCTTTGGTTCCCCCCACACCTTTCAGGGCCCCATTTCTATTTCCAGCACCCCTACTTGGGTTCCTAGCACCCCCAAACTCCCTCTGCCCCCCTTCAGCAGGCCCCTTACTCTCAGTGGCACCCCTTTTGTCGTTCAGCCTCGCTGGAGCCTCCAGAAGTCCAGCTTCAGTcacctccccgcccccctccccagaGCTGCTCACACCTGCCCCCTGTTtgctggaaaagggaaaaatccaCTCGTCCCTCCACAGGCTCCTGGGAGGCTGCCAAGACCCCCAGCGAGGGAGGGGGGCCTGGAAACCCATGGCTGGCAGGGGACCTGGATGCCCGGAAAACTGCCGGATGCCTCCCCACCAGACCTGGCACAGGGTGCTGCCCCAGTGCTCCCAGGAGCAAACAATGTCAGGCAAGGATGCCTTGTCCTCACTGTTAATGGTCCAGGGAAGCGCCTTGGGCAGGTGTCCTCACctcttcaggcctcagtttccacatctatgaaATGCGCAAGAGCATTGCTTTGCTAGCAGGCTTGCCGGGTTGATGGAGAGAACCAAGCCTGTGATTTTATCCCACAGACCTTGGCTAATCAGCCACCGTGTGCCTAGCATGTGCTGAACACTGTGGCTGCACGAGAGATGAGTAGGAGGTCCTGAACCTTGAAAAGATTAgggttctcacacacacactaaaaacaACATAAGGTTGTAAACCCCAAAGCTCGCATCCATGCACTGAAATGAACACAGCTTctattgaggttttcttttttttttaaagatgttctttttcctttttctccccaaagtcccccctctccatacatagtcgtgtatttttagttgtgggtccttctagttgtggcatgtgggacgctgcctcagcatggcctgatgagcggtgccatgtctgcgcccaggattcgaactggtgaaaccctgggctgccaaagcaaagcgtgcgaacttaaccactcggccacggggccggcccccgatCGAGGTTTTCTGATTGTAAAATTCCCGATGAGTTCACTGAAGCTGAACTTTGATTTCTGGGGACGAGTAGCAGCGCGTGCCAGCTTTGCTAGTGCTCTGACACAGGAGCCGGCAGAGTTCCTGATAAGGTcggagagtaaatattttagcttttgtggGCCCTGCAGTCTCTGGGGTAACTGCTCAGCTCTGCCGCTGCGTGTGAAAGAGCAGCCGCAGCCTTTATGTAAATGAATGTGGCCGTGTTCCCCTCAAACTCGTGGTGgccactgaaatttgaatttcatgtgaTTTTCACAGGTCAGgaaatcttcttctgttttattttttccaaccatttaaaactGTCAAAACCACTCTTAGCTCGTGAGCTCCGCGAAAGCAGGCGGCGGGCAAATTTGGCCCGTGGGCTGTAGTTCACCAACCCCTGCTCTGACATGTTCTTAACCTACCGGTGGGACAGGGCTGGTGCCACGGCACACCCAGCACGGGATATACAGAAATACACGCCTCGTGGCATGTGCCGAGATGCACACgctgtgcatacacacacagcacCAACCGCTTGTACACAGCTGACACACAGATGCCCTGTCTGGCTGGGACCACAGGGGAGAGGCCAGGCCCAGTCCCGTGGGGGCTGCTGTTTGTTCAGCCAGTGCCCTCTCACCTCTCCCCTGCTGGGCTGTTTTCATCGCTCCCTGCAGGGGGTGAGGTTCCCTTTGAAGCCATGCAGGTCTGGAGCCCACGTGCAGGGGAATGCTGTGACCCTGGGCCACATGATGTCAGATCACGCCCTTCCTGGGCATGTGTGCAGCGACAGCCCTGGTGTCCTCCTTGCTGGGCCACGTGCTGTCCCCCTAAAGCTCTCCTCGGCTTCCTTTGTCTGCAGCCGGCCCTACCACAGGCGAACCAAGATTTCacaaatgggaaaactaaggCTGAGGGGTTTGTG
This genomic interval carries:
- the LOC124227136 gene encoding sterile alpha motif domain-containing protein 1-like — translated: MDLRKAISGRQAKTLELSDPVGLAEDLGRPRTHVSAPAALRALICLLPFLLPRPLPLSSPERGRCRLPPAGSRRPAAAHASVGRRTSLSARGKPSFPARRPPGLGGKRRGGGTAAPSHSGGSPGGGGAEARAEKEAEQRTGGRSQARVGWGVPTGPRPPRPLAQLQSRSPEVGAAPLPRAFFSHQAFQDAVERGQGVQGRPLQQEPSVGRTRDQASSPTEAKLRVWDAIGSAEGWLGAAESRLGPGLLGDRPWAPEEGRETSREETGPRVEAAASLSHLSRGNQGI